The Polyangium mundeleinium genome contains the following window.
CACGCCGATGTCGACGCCCTCGGTGTTCGGCAAGAAGAGCTCGATCGTGAGGCGATACGAAGTCACCGCCGCGCCTTGCTCATCGACGACCACGCCCTCGATCGCGCCGCCCTGGCCGAGCTTCACGATGTTGTCCTTGCCCGCCTCGACACGGACGCGCTCGGACGACGGATGCTGCGAGTGATGCGCGACGACCATGCACCCCGCGGCCTCCGCAGGCAGCCGGAAATGACCTTCCATGTCGGTCGTCGTCGTGAGCTGCGCGCTTCGATCGTCGCAGCCGACGGCCGCGCGCGGGACGGGTTGTCCCTCCGCGTCGAGCACGGTCCCGGTCACGTCGTCGTCGGCCGGCGGCTCGTCCTGCTTGGCGATCGCAGGCTTCGACGGCGCGCGTGGCGGCGCACTCGCCTCCGTCGTCTCCACGGTCGGCGCGAGGGTCGCAGCGGTGGCGCGCGGGCGCGGCGGTCTCGCGGGCGGCGCGCCGGGGCTCGGCAGCACGAGCCACACGAGGAGCGGCACGACCAGCAGCGCGACGAAGGTCGCGAGCGCGAACGACCAGGCGCGCCGGGGCTCGGTCACGGCTCGACGCCCGGCCCGGCGTCGGGCGAGGCGCTGCGGATGTCGTCGAGCTCGCCGGGCGACGTCTCGCCGGCGGGACCGAGCGCAGGCCCTTCGGGCTCCGCGGGCCACGGCGTCTCACTGGAAGAGCCGCCGCAGCCGAAGAGCGAGAGGACGCAGAGGACGAGGAGGGATCGCGAACGCATGCGCGGACTATAACCGAGCCGAGGGAGCCCGGCCGGCGGGGACGCTAGCGCGTTTCGGCGAGGTTCGTACGCGCGATCCAGGCGCAGATCGCCGCGTTCAGGACACACCACGCGACGAGCGCCACGCGGCCGAAGGGCCCGCCCGCGTCGCCGAGCGCGACGAGCGAGAGCAGGTACGCCCCCGTGCCCACGGAGAACCCCGCGATCGCCGGGCGCAGGCGCTTGATGCCGAAGCCCACCGCCGTGAGCGCGAAGGGGACGAGCGCGTTCGCGAGCGGCAGGAAGCGATGGAGCGAGACGCCGACGAGCAGATCGAGGTCCGCGATCGGGCGCGCAGCGACGTCGACCCAGAAGTCCGCGCGCGGCAGGAGCCACGGCGCGAAGAAGAGCAGGCCCGGGCCCGCGGCGAGCGCAGGCAGGAGGAAGTCGAGGCGCAGCGGGCTCTTCGCGTCCTTGTTCTTCTTGCGCGCCGCGCGCGCGACGAAGGCCGTCATGAGCACGAGCGCGACGAGGCGCGTGAACGCATGTTGCTTCGTCACGGACACGGCCGCCTCGGCCGCGTCGAGCACGCCCGCGCCGTAGAGGCGCTTTCCGCCGTCGGAGTTGTCGACCACGCGCGCGCTCTTCCGCAGCGCGTCCTCGACCGCGGCCGGATCGGTCACGCCGAGGCCCATCACGAGCGCGGCTGCGCCGGCGACGTGGGGCGAGGCCATCGACGTGCCGTTCCAGCCGGGGAACTGCTCGCACTTGTTGCGGCCCTTGTTGCACACCGTCTGCTGCACGACCTTCACGCCCGGCGCGGCGAGGTCCACGCCCTCGCCGCGCGACGAGAACGACGCGAGTTTGTCGCTCGGATCGGTCGCGCTCACGCCGATGACGCCGTCGGACGCGCCGGGGAACTGCACGCTGCCGCCGGTGTTGCCCGCGGCCGCGACGACCACCGCGCCCATGCTCGTCGCGTGGTCGATCGCCTTCTGCAGCACCTTCGCGTTGCGCGGGCCGCCGAGGCTCAGGTTGATCACGTGCGCGCCGTGATCGGCCGCCCAGCGGATGCCGTCGGCCACGTCCGCCGTCGTGCCCCAGCCGTTCTCGTTCAGCACCTTCACGGGCATGAGCCGCGCGCCGAACGCCACGCCCGACGCGCCGATCCCGTTGTTCGTCGACTGCGCGATCGTGCCAGCCACGTGCGTGCCGTGGCCCTGATCGTCGTTCGCGTGTTCGTTGCCCGTCACGAAGTTCCAGCCCTCGACGCACTCGGTCGCGGCGAGGTCGGTGCCCTTCATGAACGGGCCGTGGTCCTCGCAGGCGATGCCCGTGTCGACGACGGCGACGGTAACGCCGCGGCCGACCGAAAAATCCCACGCCCGCTGCGCGCCGATGCGCTCCATGTGCCACTGCTCGCCTGCGAGCGGGTCGTTCGGGACGAACGACGCACGCACGCGTGCGAGCGGCTCGGCGAACTCCACACGCGGATCGCGCGAGAGCCGGTCCAGCACGTTCGCCATGTCGCCTGTGGTCACCGTCGCGATCTGGATCTTCGTTGTTGGTTCGAGCTGCGTCGGCGTGAACGAGAGCCCGAAGTCCGCGGCGAGCGAGAGCAGCGAGGGCGCGTCGAGGTCGTCCCGAGCGTCCACCACGATCTGCCCCTGCACGTCCCAGCTCGTCTCGCCGAGATCGGAAGGCGTCGACAGGAACCCTTCCGTCGCGATGGCGACGGGCTCGTAGAGCGGACCGAGCCGATCAGCGTACGTCGAAGGGGCGCCACTCGCTCGCGAAGGATCCACGAGCGAGCGCTCGGTACCTTGGGCGCTCGCGGCGCTTACGGCAGCGACGAGCGCGGTCGCGACGAGCGCGGTCGGGAGAGCGGCAGGCGTTCGCATGACGTTATCCTAGCGCAGCGCAGAAGCCGGGTCCCGTGCGCATCGAGCCGGCGAGCGGGACGACCTTGGACGCATCGCGGCGCGTGTCGCGGCTTGGCAGCCCTACCGAAGTCGTGGTAGCGGCCGCTTCCATGGAGTTCTTGATTCCCTCGCGAACCGCGCGCCCCGCCGACGATCCCATCTTCGCGCTGAATGCGGAAGCGCAGGCGAGAAAGAAGTCCGGTGAGCCGGTCATCAACGCGACCGTCGGCGCGCTGCTCGACGACGACGGCAAGCTCGCGGTGATCGGCGCCGTGGTCGAGGCGCTGCGCTCGGTTCCGCCCGAGGTCGGCGCTGCGTACGCGCCGATCGCTGGCCCGCCGGCCTTCTTGCAGGGCGTGATCGACGACCTCCTCGCCGGCCGCCCCGAGGCCTCCCTCGCGACCGCTGTCGCCACGCCCGGCGGCTCCGGCGCGCTGCGCCACGCGATCACCACGTTCCTCGAACCGCAGCAAATGCTGCTCACGACGGGCTTTTACTGGAGCCCGTACAAGACCCTCGCGGACGAGGCGGATCGCACCCTCGCCACGTTCCGCATGTTCGACGACAAGGGCCGCCTCGACGTCGCCGACTTCGAGCGCAAGCTCGCCGGCGTCCTCGACGCACAGGGCCGCGCGCTCGTCTTCCTGAACACGCCTTGCCACAACCCCACGGGGTATTCGCTCGACGAAAAAGACTGGAACGGCATCGTCGACGTCGTCGGGCGCGCCGCCGGGCGCGGGCCCATCACCGTGCTGCTCGACGTCGCCTACGGTCGTTACGCGAAGGAGAAGCTCGGCGAGACGTTCGCGCCGGCGCTGCGCCTCGCGGAGAAGGCCATGGTCCTCTTCGCCTGGTCCGCGTCGAAATCGTTCACGCAGTACGGTCTGCGCGTCGGCGCGCTCGTCGCGCTCTGTCCCGACGCCGGCGAGCGCGCGCGCGTCCAGAATGCGCTCACGTACGCGAGCCGCGGCACGTGGTCGAACTGCAACGCGGCCGGCATGAACGCCATCGCCCGGGTCCTCGCCGATCCCGATCTCCGCGCCCGCGTCGATCAGGAACGCGCCGCGTGGAAGGACCTCCTCGACCGCCGCGTCGAGCGCTGGAACGCCCTCGCGACCGCCGCGGGCCTCGGCTATCCGCGTTACGACGGCGGCTTCTTCACCACGGTGTTTTGCGAGGATGCGCCGCGTGCCGCCGCGCGTCTGCGCGAGGACGGCATCTTCGTGGTGCCGGTCCAGGGCGCGCTCCGCGTTGGCCTTTGCTCGGTCCCCGAGCGAGACATCGAGCGGCTCGTCGACGGGCTCCGGCGGGCGACGAACCCCTGATCCGTCGGGCCGGCCGGACGACCGCGACGAAAATCGAGCGTTCTGGTAACGTCTCGAATCCATCGCCGCGCGCGCGGCGCGCGCCTTGGAGGCCGTGAGAATGGGAAGGTTCGAGATGGGTGCTACTCGCCAAAGGCCGTGGGGGCTCGTGGGTGTCCGTCTCGGCAGCGCTCGTGATGCTGCTCGGGGGATGCCCGGATGCGTTGACCCTGGGAACCGGGGACCCGACCGGCGCCTCGGGCGGCGCGGGCCCCGGCGGAGGAGGACCGGGCGGCGGCGGCGAAGGCGGCGCTCCGACGAGCTGCATCTCGAACTCCGATTGCCCCGCGCCCACCGCGGTCTGCGACACGAAGAAGTCGACGTGCGTCGAGTGCCTGGAGATCGTGGACTGCTCGTTCCGGCCGGGCACGATCTGCTCCGAGGGCGCGTGCGTCTGTCCGGGCGAGGGGGAATCGTTCTGCGGCGCTCCCGCCCGTTGCGTCGATCGGCAGACGAGCAGCCAGGACTGCGGCAAGTGCGGCCACGCGTGCTTCGGCGCGTGCACCGAGGGCAAGTGCGCGGACGCCTGGGAGCCGACGCCGACGCAGGACGCGCCCGCCGCGCGCTCCCATCACGTCGGCGTGTGGACCGGCGCGACGATGATCGTCTGGAGCGGCAACACCCCCAGCGGCAACACGAACACGGGCGGCATGCTCGACCTCGACACGGGCACGTGGACGCCGACGAGCACGGCGAACGTCCCGGCGCCGCGATCGCGCGCCCGCGCCGTCTGGACCGGCACGCACATGGTCGCCTGGGGCGGCGAGAACGGCACCCCGGTCAAAACGGGCGGCGTGTTCAACCCGATCTCGAACACGTGGTCGACGATGACCACGGCCGGCGCGCCCTCGCCGCGCTCCGGCCACACGATGGTGTGGACCGGCTCGAAGGTCATCGTGTGGGGCGGGTTTGACGGGACGAACTACCTCGGCGACGGCGGCGCGTACGACGTGACCGAGGACCGCTGGGACGCGATCCCCGGGGGCGGCACGCCGCCGAGCCCGCGCTCGGATCACTCGGCCGTGTGGACCGGCTCGGACATGATCGTGTTCGGCGGCTACGGCTTCAACGGCGTCGAGGTCACCTACCTCGGCGACGGGGCCGAGTTCGATCCGGGCACGGGCGTCTGGAGCGCGGTCAAGGACGGCCAGCCGCCGGCGCGCGCGCGTCATGCGGCCGAGTGGACGGGCACCGAGATGATCGTTTGGGGCGGCTACGATCTGCTCGGGCCGGCGTCGATCGGCGCACGGTACAAGCCGAAGATCGAGTGGAGCTTCATGACGACGGAGGCCGCGCCCGAGCTGCGGCAGTTCCACACGGCCGTGTGGATCGCGCCGCGTCTCATCGTGTGGGGCGGCCAGAACGTCGACGGCAGCTACCTCAACACGGGCTCACTCTACAACCCGGCGACGAACACCTGGAGCGCGAAGCCCATCCCGACGGCGCCCCTCGGCCGCGCGCATCACACGGCCATCAGCACGGGCAGCAAGATGGTCGTCTGGGGCGGCGTCACGCCCGGCGGCGGCGTCACGAACACCGGCGGCATCCTCGATCCGTCGCTCCTCCCCTGATTGATGAGCTGGGCGCGCTTCGCCCTCGCGCTCGCTTTCCTCGGGCTCGCGTCGTGCGCAAACGAGCGACGCGAACCCGACGCGGACGTCACGCTCGTCCTCGCCTCGTACTCGGCGCCTCGTGACGCCTTCGAACGCGGCATCCTCCCTGCCTTTCAAGCGCAGCACGAGGCTCGCACCGGCAAGCGCATCCGCGTGCGCGCCTCGTACCTCGCGAGCGGCGCGCAGTCTCGCGCCGTCGCCTCCGGCTTCCCCGCCGACGTCGTCGTGCTCGCGCTTGCCCCCGACGTCACGCGCCTGGAGAAGGAAAAGCTCATCACGCACGACTGGCGCAGGCGGGGCCGGCGCGGCTCTTTCACCACCTCGGTCGTGGCCCTCGCGGTGCGTCAGGGCAATCCGAAGGGCGTCACGGGCTTTTCCGACCTCGCGCGCCCAAGCCTCGACGTGCTCATGCCGAACCCGAAGACGAGCGGCGGCGCGATGTGGAACGTCAGCGCGCTCTGGGTCTCGGCGCTCCGCGGCCATGCGGGCGTCGCCGCGAACAACGAGGGCGCCGCGCAGGGATATCTCCGCGACGTCCTGAAGAACGTCGCCATCATGGACAAGGGGGCGCGCGAGAGCCTCATCACGTTCGAGAAGGGCGTCGGCGACGTGGCCGTCACCTACGAGAGCGAGGTCTTCGCGGGCCGCGCCGCGGGCCGCAGCTACGACATGGTGATCCCCGCGTCGACGATGGTCGTCGAGGTCATGGCCGCCGTCGTCGACGTGAACGCCACGAAGCACGCCCTCCTGCCCGAGGCCGAGGCCTTCGTCGACTATTTGAGCTCCAACGAGGCGCAGCACATCCTCGCGAAGTACGGCTTCCGCAGCGACGACCCCGAGGTACGCGCCGCGCACGCCGACGCGTTCCCCGAGGTCCAAGCGCCTGTGCGCATCGACGCGCTCGGCGGCTGGGACGAGGTCGTGCCCAAGCTCTTCGGCAAGGAAGGCGTCTTTCCGCGCACCTGGGAGACCGTGTACGCGACGCCTTGAGCGTTATTCGAGCGCGCCTTCTTCCACCACGGCGACGGACTTGTCCTGCTTCTTCTGCTGCGCCCACATCACGGCCTGACGCGGCCGGATGAACCCCGCGCCTTGCTGGATCTTCGGGTACTGCGGCATGGGCGCCGCCGTCGCGAGCAGGCCCTCGCGGATCTGCGCGGGCGTGAGTTGCGGGTTCGCTTCGAGCATCTGCGCCGCCACGCTCGCGGCGATTGGCGCGGCGAACGACGTCCCGTCGACGTGCTGGTAGTCGACGCCGATGTACTTCTGCCGGTTGATCCGCGCGCTGACCGCGTCGATGAGCCCGTTCACGCTGCTGCGCTCGTCGTGGCCCGCGCGTTGCTTCTGCTCGGAGAACCCCTGCTCGACGGAGAGCTCTTCGAGCACCGAGAGGAGCTGGAAGAGCGCGACCGCTTCCCGTGCGACGAGCGTGCCGGGCAGCATCGGCGCGGGCACCCAGATCGCGGGGGCCACGAGGTCCGGCTTGTCGAGCCCCTCGCGGATCGTGCCGTAGCTCGACGGCCAGAGGGACGCGTCGCCTTCGCGCTCGCCCTTGTCGTCGAGGCCGCCGACGGTGATCGCCTCGGGCGCGGACGCGGGCGGACGCGAGGGCCTGCCGGGCGTGTTGCCTGCGGCGGCGAAGACCGTGATCCCCGCGGCGACGACCTCGGCGACGGCGGCCTCGACCTCGGCGAGGTCGGGATCACTCGACGGCGCGGCGAGCGACACGTTGAGCACGCGGATGCCGAGGTGCGGGTAACGCAGGGGGAGACGGATCGCGTGCGCGACGTTCTTGCCCGTGATCTTGCCCTCGCTGCTCATCGCCTTGACGAGCACGACCTCGGCTTCCGAGGCGAGCCCGCGGTACCGGCCGCCCGAAACGTAGCCGTTCCCTGCGGCGGTACAGGCGGTCATGGTGCCGTGCCACGACGCGGCGCGCGGGGTGAAGAAGTCGTCGGCGACGGCCTCGTCACGCGTCGCGTCGGCGTACGCCTTGATGCGGCGCTTCGGACGCATGAGGTCGGGGTGCGGATAGAAGCCGCT
Protein-coding sequences here:
- a CDS encoding sulfate ABC transporter substrate-binding protein gives rise to the protein MSWARFALALAFLGLASCANERREPDADVTLVLASYSAPRDAFERGILPAFQAQHEARTGKRIRVRASYLASGAQSRAVASGFPADVVVLALAPDVTRLEKEKLITHDWRRRGRRGSFTTSVVALAVRQGNPKGVTGFSDLARPSLDVLMPNPKTSGGAMWNVSALWVSALRGHAGVAANNEGAAQGYLRDVLKNVAIMDKGARESLITFEKGVGDVAVTYESEVFAGRAAGRSYDMVIPASTMVVEVMAAVVDVNATKHALLPEAEAFVDYLSSNEAQHILAKYGFRSDDPEVRAAHADAFPEVQAPVRIDALGGWDEVVPKLFGKEGVFPRTWETVYATP
- a CDS encoding aminotransferase class I/II-fold pyridoxal phosphate-dependent enzyme encodes the protein MEFLIPSRTARPADDPIFALNAEAQARKKSGEPVINATVGALLDDDGKLAVIGAVVEALRSVPPEVGAAYAPIAGPPAFLQGVIDDLLAGRPEASLATAVATPGGSGALRHAITTFLEPQQMLLTTGFYWSPYKTLADEADRTLATFRMFDDKGRLDVADFERKLAGVLDAQGRALVFLNTPCHNPTGYSLDEKDWNGIVDVVGRAAGRGPITVLLDVAYGRYAKEKLGETFAPALRLAEKAMVLFAWSASKSFTQYGLRVGALVALCPDAGERARVQNALTYASRGTWSNCNAAGMNAIARVLADPDLRARVDQERAAWKDLLDRRVERWNALATAAGLGYPRYDGGFFTTVFCEDAPRAAARLREDGIFVVPVQGALRVGLCSVPERDIERLVDGLRRATNP
- a CDS encoding S8 family peptidase, with amino-acid sequence MRTPAALPTALVATALVAAVSAASAQGTERSLVDPSRASGAPSTYADRLGPLYEPVAIATEGFLSTPSDLGETSWDVQGQIVVDARDDLDAPSLLSLAADFGLSFTPTQLEPTTKIQIATVTTGDMANVLDRLSRDPRVEFAEPLARVRASFVPNDPLAGEQWHMERIGAQRAWDFSVGRGVTVAVVDTGIACEDHGPFMKGTDLAATECVEGWNFVTGNEHANDDQGHGTHVAGTIAQSTNNGIGASGVAFGARLMPVKVLNENGWGTTADVADGIRWAADHGAHVINLSLGGPRNAKVLQKAIDHATSMGAVVVAAAGNTGGSVQFPGASDGVIGVSATDPSDKLASFSSRGEGVDLAAPGVKVVQQTVCNKGRNKCEQFPGWNGTSMASPHVAGAAALVMGLGVTDPAAVEDALRKSARVVDNSDGGKRLYGAGVLDAAEAAVSVTKQHAFTRLVALVLMTAFVARAARKKNKDAKSPLRLDFLLPALAAGPGLLFFAPWLLPRADFWVDVAARPIADLDLLVGVSLHRFLPLANALVPFALTAVGFGIKRLRPAIAGFSVGTGAYLLSLVALGDAGGPFGRVALVAWCVLNAAICAWIARTNLAETR
- a CDS encoding S8 family serine peptidase, with translation MARPQLLSIPERLDANPRFTGRGIVIALVDSGFYPHPDLMRPKRRIKAYADATRDEAVADDFFTPRAASWHGTMTACTAAGNGYVSGGRYRGLASEAEVVLVKAMSSEGKITGKNVAHAIRLPLRYPHLGIRVLNVSLAAPSSDPDLAEVEAAVAEVVAAGITVFAAAGNTPGRPSRPPASAPEAITVGGLDDKGEREGDASLWPSSYGTIREGLDKPDLVAPAIWVPAPMLPGTLVAREAVALFQLLSVLEELSVEQGFSEQKQRAGHDERSSVNGLIDAVSARINRQKYIGVDYQHVDGTSFAAPIAASVAAQMLEANPQLTPAQIREGLLATAAPMPQYPKIQQGAGFIRPRQAVMWAQQKKQDKSVAVVEEGALE
- a CDS encoding Kelch repeat-containing protein — its product is MLLAKGRGGSWVSVSAALVMLLGGCPDALTLGTGDPTGASGGAGPGGGGPGGGGEGGAPTSCISNSDCPAPTAVCDTKKSTCVECLEIVDCSFRPGTICSEGACVCPGEGESFCGAPARCVDRQTSSQDCGKCGHACFGACTEGKCADAWEPTPTQDAPAARSHHVGVWTGATMIVWSGNTPSGNTNTGGMLDLDTGTWTPTSTANVPAPRSRARAVWTGTHMVAWGGENGTPVKTGGVFNPISNTWSTMTTAGAPSPRSGHTMVWTGSKVIVWGGFDGTNYLGDGGAYDVTEDRWDAIPGGGTPPSPRSDHSAVWTGSDMIVFGGYGFNGVEVTYLGDGAEFDPGTGVWSAVKDGQPPARARHAAEWTGTEMIVWGGYDLLGPASIGARYKPKIEWSFMTTEAAPELRQFHTAVWIAPRLIVWGGQNVDGSYLNTGSLYNPATNTWSAKPIPTAPLGRAHHTAISTGSKMVVWGGVTPGGGVTNTGGILDPSLLP